The following proteins come from a genomic window of Solwaraspora sp. WMMA2065:
- a CDS encoding demethylmenaquinone methyltransferase: MPPPVRAGLDKQPAEVAAMFDGVAGRYDLTNTVISFGQDRRWRRATRAALDLLPGDRVLDVGAGTGVSTAELGRGGVWAVGSDISLGMLRAGRRARPQVPLLAGDALALPFRDASFDAVTISFALRNVVDTDAALAELARVTRPGGRMVVCEFSQPTSPAFQTLYLSYLMRSLPAVARAVASNPDAYVYLAESIRQWPDQAALAGRIAAAGWRSAQWRNLTGGIVALHRATRR; the protein is encoded by the coding sequence ATCCCGCCGCCGGTCCGCGCCGGCCTGGACAAGCAGCCGGCCGAGGTCGCCGCGATGTTCGACGGCGTGGCCGGCCGGTACGACCTGACCAACACGGTGATCTCCTTCGGCCAGGACCGGCGGTGGCGCCGGGCCACCCGCGCTGCGCTCGACCTGCTTCCCGGCGACCGGGTGCTCGACGTCGGTGCCGGCACCGGAGTCTCCACCGCCGAACTCGGCCGGGGCGGGGTGTGGGCCGTCGGTTCGGACATCTCGCTCGGCATGCTGCGGGCCGGCCGCCGGGCCCGTCCACAGGTGCCACTGCTCGCCGGGGACGCCCTGGCGTTGCCGTTCCGGGACGCCAGCTTCGACGCGGTGACGATCTCATTCGCCCTGCGCAACGTGGTCGACACCGATGCCGCGTTGGCCGAGCTGGCCCGGGTGACCCGGCCCGGCGGGCGGATGGTGGTGTGCGAGTTCAGTCAGCCGACCAGTCCCGCCTTCCAGACGCTCTACCTGTCCTATCTGATGCGGTCGCTGCCGGCGGTGGCCCGCGCGGTGGCGAGCAACCCGGATGCGTACGTCTATCTGGCCGAGTCAATCCGGCAGTGGCCGGACCAGGCGGCGCTCGCCGGGCGGATCGCGGCGGCGGGGTGGCGGTCGGCGCAGTGGCGCAATCTCACCGGTGGGATCGTGGCGCTGCACCGCGCCACCCGGCGGTAG
- the mqnC gene encoding cyclic dehypoxanthinyl futalosine synthase, producing MTTSREIDSILQRGADGGRISAEEALLIYTEAPFHALGEAADAVRRRRYPDNVVTYLIDRNINYTNVCVTACRFCAFYRAPKHAEGWAHPIEEILRRCGEAVELGATQVMLQGGHHPDFGVEYYEQLFGAVKAAYPRLVIHSIGPSEILHMAKVSDVSLDEAITRIKAAGLDSIAGAGAEMLPDRPRRAIAPLKESGARWLEVMELAHRHGIESTATMMMGTGETNAERIEHLRMIRDVQDSTGGFRAFIPWTYQPENNHLKGRTQATTLEYLRMIAVSRLFFDQVAHLQASWLTTGKDVGQLALHMGVDDLGSIMLEENVISSAGARHRSNLHELIWMIRSAGRIPAQRDTEYHHLAVHRDPADDPTDERVVSHFSSIALPNGGARRDLPLVDAH from the coding sequence GTGACTACCAGCCGGGAGATCGACAGCATCCTGCAGCGTGGCGCCGACGGTGGGCGGATCTCCGCCGAGGAGGCGCTGCTGATCTACACCGAAGCGCCGTTCCACGCCCTCGGCGAGGCCGCGGACGCGGTGCGCCGTCGCCGGTACCCGGACAACGTCGTGACGTATCTGATCGATCGCAACATCAATTACACCAATGTCTGCGTCACCGCGTGTCGTTTTTGCGCTTTCTACCGGGCGCCCAAGCACGCCGAGGGCTGGGCCCACCCGATTGAGGAGATTCTGCGTCGTTGCGGCGAGGCGGTCGAGCTGGGCGCTACCCAGGTGATGCTCCAGGGTGGCCACCATCCCGATTTCGGGGTGGAGTACTACGAGCAGCTGTTCGGCGCGGTCAAGGCGGCGTACCCCCGGTTGGTGATCCACTCGATCGGGCCGAGCGAGATCCTGCACATGGCGAAGGTGTCCGACGTCTCGCTGGACGAGGCGATCACCCGGATCAAGGCCGCCGGGCTGGACTCGATCGCCGGTGCCGGCGCCGAGATGCTGCCGGACCGCCCTCGGCGGGCGATCGCCCCGCTCAAGGAGTCGGGGGCGCGCTGGCTGGAGGTCATGGAGCTGGCGCACCGGCACGGCATCGAGTCGACCGCCACGATGATGATGGGCACCGGGGAGACCAACGCGGAGCGGATCGAACATCTGCGGATGATCCGGGACGTCCAGGACTCCACCGGCGGTTTCCGGGCGTTCATCCCCTGGACGTACCAGCCGGAGAACAACCATCTCAAGGGCCGCACCCAGGCGACGACCCTGGAGTACCTGCGGATGATCGCGGTCTCCCGGCTCTTCTTCGACCAGGTGGCGCACCTGCAGGCGTCCTGGCTGACCACCGGCAAGGACGTCGGCCAGTTGGCGCTGCACATGGGGGTCGACGATCTCGGTTCGATCATGTTGGAGGAGAACGTGATCTCCTCGGCCGGCGCCCGGCACCGGTCGAACCTGCACGAGCTGATCTGGATGATCCGCTCGGCGGGCCGGATCCCCGCCCAGCGGGACACCGAGTACCACCATCTCGCCGTCCACCGCGATCCGGCGGACGACCCGACCGACGAGCGGGTGGTGTCGCACTTTTCCTCGATCGCGTTGCCCAACGGCGGGGCCCGCCGCGATCTGCCGCTGGTCGACGCGCACTGA